One Peromyscus leucopus breed LL Stock chromosome 2, UCI_PerLeu_2.1, whole genome shotgun sequence DNA window includes the following coding sequences:
- the LOC114682526 gene encoding 60S ribosomal protein L34-like, translating into MVLRGIRMVHHLTYHHRLSYNTASNKTRLSGTPGNRIIYLYTRKVRKACTSECSVCSGRLQGVHAVRPKVFMRLSKIKKHVSRAYSGCMCAKCVCDRIKRAFLIEEQKIVVKVLKV; encoded by the coding sequence aTGGTGCTCAGAGGCATCAGAATGGTCCATCATTTGACATACCATCATAGGCTTTCCTACAACACAGCCTCTAACAAAACTAGGCTGTCTGGAACCCCTGGCAACAGGATTATTTACCTTTATACCAGGAAGGTTAGGAAAGCCTGTACATCTGAATGTAGTGTGTGCTCAGGCAGGCTTCAAGGTGTTCATGCTGTGAGACCAAAAGTCTTTATGAGGTTGTCTAAGATAAAGAAGCATGTCAGCAGGGCCTAcagtgggtgcatgtgtgccaaGTGTGTCTGCGACAGGATCAAGCGGGCTTTCCTTATTGAGGAGCAGAAAATTGTTGTGAAGGTGTTGAAAGTATAA